Proteins found in one Mucilaginibacter gracilis genomic segment:
- a CDS encoding SusC/RagA family TonB-linked outer membrane protein, whose translation MKAKTFCYRISIVLIVLLFSSFAKAQSVTFSGKDVPLVKVFTNIKQQTGYSVFYTENLLKQAKPVTLNVKSLPLLEFLGRLFKDQPVDFIIENKTIMLIPKGAKTNVVPGIVEGMVVDSLTDSPLPGATISVYTKNKATTADNKGRFTITAVTGDRLLISFIGFKPYFYTVGEENKKIKIILAAVDHKLNEVMVTDGYQQIDSRNLTSAITTLKAADILVPGIFSIDQALEGRVPGMFVLNNSGEVGAAPKIRIRGTSSVLASRDPVWVVDGVVVNDPIGVDPQSINDLDFVSRLGNSISGLNPFDIEQIDVLKDASATALYGVRAANGVIVITTKKGHAGPSVINYSSSVSFNARPSYSDHNINVMNSAERINYSKDVIASGIAYPSNINYVGYEGAISKLYAGLYTYDQFQQAVNKLESNNTDWFKVITQNAVSTKNDLSISGGTDKLGYFASIGQAAQTGTLKTEGVKQYNIFVKLNAKLTPKLTWDINLRNNIETRNYVASSVNALSYAYNTSRAIPAYNDDGSLSYYGRQDFFTGKNFNFNILNEMQHSKDISDNSGVNLSTDLNYKLNRDLNGTFLLSYSRNNTDEKISYDDNTFYAAGLRQSEFGVTPNPLSTLLPYGGQLTTNHILNASYLVRGQLNYNKQIGRKKRDNLSLILGSEITSNSYNGSNITRRAFMPDRGDSFAPVNPVTYPAYAQWANVTNVDQITESLSNLVSGYFSSTYSFNNRYIFNFNTRTDYSNKFGASSQEKFLPTWSLSGRWDITQDFFKKSESVDMLALKASYGYQGDILDNATPNLIIKQGTLDPITGQYSSTISSYPNPNLNWEKTGQFNLSLDFALFHKINGSITYFNKKTTNAFLNKQVSDVNGRTTYVVNSGTIENKGIELLLSFTPINNLGTSKERKGFVWRVDPELGQVINKLLAKAIDNNGQNQSVGVSNPNTYQNYLNGSQIINGKPVDVFYSYQFNGLNHQLGYPTFKNVSAADNLIYAKETPDQVYQTVLAASGNRVPTLQGGINNYISYRNFTFSFNLAYSLGSKIRLSKLYTGSDNQIYLSGTAAPLPEQNVPLLFLSRWRKPGDEVSTNIPGLLPGTLYASTLTNSSAGQTYQYALNMWQMYDQSDIRVASGDFLKIKTMSFRYALPDRLIKRIGFKSAAVTLSGINLYTFASKALNGQDPEQTGFDDTVQLPQRPTYSFGIDVSF comes from the coding sequence ATGAAAGCAAAGACATTTTGTTATAGGATATCTATTGTCTTGATCGTGCTGCTCTTTAGCTCGTTTGCAAAAGCGCAATCAGTCACGTTTTCGGGCAAGGATGTTCCCCTGGTAAAAGTATTTACCAATATTAAACAACAAACGGGTTACTCGGTATTTTATACCGAAAACCTTTTAAAACAAGCCAAGCCTGTTACTTTAAATGTAAAATCTTTGCCACTGTTAGAATTTCTGGGCCGGTTATTTAAGGATCAGCCTGTGGATTTTATTATTGAGAATAAAACCATTATGCTCATACCAAAAGGAGCCAAAACCAATGTAGTGCCAGGCATTGTAGAAGGTATGGTGGTTGATTCGTTAACCGATAGCCCTTTGCCTGGAGCAACTATATCGGTTTACACTAAAAATAAGGCAACAACAGCCGATAACAAAGGCCGGTTTACCATAACAGCCGTAACAGGTGACAGGCTATTGATCTCTTTTATTGGCTTTAAACCTTATTTCTACACAGTTGGCGAAGAGAACAAAAAAATAAAAATAATTCTTGCTGCGGTTGATCATAAGTTGAATGAGGTAATGGTTACAGATGGTTATCAGCAAATTGACAGCCGAAATTTAACCAGCGCCATCACTACTTTAAAAGCGGCAGATATTTTAGTGCCCGGTATCTTCTCTATTGATCAGGCGCTGGAAGGGCGTGTTCCCGGCATGTTTGTGCTGAATAATTCGGGCGAGGTTGGTGCGGCGCCTAAAATACGCATCAGAGGAACATCATCTGTTTTAGCCAGTCGCGATCCGGTATGGGTGGTTGATGGTGTTGTGGTTAACGACCCGATAGGCGTCGATCCTCAAAGTATTAATGATCTTGATTTTGTGAGCCGTTTGGGTAATTCCATCTCGGGACTAAATCCGTTTGATATTGAACAGATCGATGTTTTGAAGGATGCTTCTGCTACAGCACTGTACGGTGTCAGGGCCGCCAATGGAGTAATTGTGATCACAACCAAAAAGGGACATGCAGGGCCATCTGTAATTAACTACAGCAGTTCGGTTAGTTTCAATGCCCGTCCCAGCTACAGCGATCACAATATCAACGTGATGAACTCTGCAGAGCGTATAAACTACTCAAAAGATGTTATAGCCAGCGGTATAGCCTACCCGTCAAATATTAATTATGTAGGATACGAAGGTGCAATTAGTAAATTATATGCCGGGCTTTACACTTACGATCAATTTCAGCAAGCAGTAAACAAACTGGAATCAAATAATACAGATTGGTTTAAGGTGATCACCCAAAATGCTGTCTCAACCAAAAATGATTTGAGTATTTCCGGGGGCACTGATAAGCTTGGCTATTTCGCATCAATCGGCCAGGCGGCCCAAACCGGCACGCTTAAAACCGAAGGGGTAAAACAATATAATATTTTTGTAAAACTGAACGCCAAACTTACACCTAAGTTAACCTGGGATATTAACCTAAGAAACAATATAGAAACCCGTAATTACGTGGCATCATCGGTTAATGCATTATCATACGCATACAACACAAGCCGGGCCATACCAGCCTATAACGACGACGGTTCGCTAAGTTACTACGGCCGACAGGATTTCTTTACGGGCAAAAATTTCAATTTTAACATTTTGAATGAAATGCAGCATTCAAAGGATATCAGTGATAATTCAGGTGTGAACTTAAGTACCGATCTAAACTATAAACTTAACCGCGATTTGAATGGCACATTTTTACTTTCCTATTCCCGCAACAATACCGACGAAAAAATCAGTTATGATGATAATACGTTTTACGCAGCAGGCCTGAGGCAAAGCGAATTTGGGGTAACGCCAAATCCTTTGTCTACTCTATTGCCTTATGGGGGACAATTAACCACCAACCATATTTTAAATGCCTCGTACCTGGTTAGGGGCCAGCTTAATTACAACAAGCAAATAGGGCGTAAAAAAAGAGACAATTTAAGTTTAATTCTCGGATCGGAAATAACATCCAACAGCTATAATGGATCTAATATTACCCGAAGAGCGTTTATGCCCGATAGGGGCGATTCTTTTGCTCCCGTAAACCCGGTTACGTATCCGGCTTATGCGCAATGGGCCAATGTAACCAACGTAGATCAAATTACGGAGAGCCTTAGTAATCTTGTATCCGGTTATTTTTCAAGTACCTATAGCTTCAACAACCGATACATTTTCAATTTTAATACCCGTACCGATTATTCAAACAAATTCGGCGCATCGAGTCAGGAGAAATTCTTACCAACGTGGTCGCTCTCCGGCAGGTGGGATATTACACAAGATTTTTTCAAAAAATCAGAAAGTGTTGATATGTTGGCGCTCAAGGCTTCATACGGTTACCAGGGAGATATACTGGATAATGCTACCCCAAATTTGATTATTAAACAAGGTACTCTTGACCCTATCACCGGTCAATATTCTTCTACCATTTCATCTTATCCTAATCCCAATTTAAATTGGGAGAAAACCGGACAATTTAACCTCTCATTAGATTTTGCATTGTTTCACAAGATCAATGGTTCGATTACCTATTTTAATAAAAAAACAACCAATGCTTTTTTGAATAAACAGGTAAGTGATGTAAATGGAAGGACAACATATGTCGTAAACTCAGGAACGATCGAGAACAAAGGGATAGAATTACTGTTAAGCTTTACACCGATTAACAATTTGGGAACCAGCAAGGAACGGAAAGGCTTTGTATGGCGCGTTGATCCTGAACTGGGCCAGGTTATTAATAAACTGCTTGCCAAAGCTATCGATAATAACGGTCAAAACCAGTCTGTTGGTGTTTCAAACCCTAACACCTATCAAAACTACCTTAATGGATCACAAATCATCAATGGAAAACCGGTAGACGTTTTTTACTCTTACCAGTTTAATGGTTTAAACCATCAGCTTGGATACCCCACGTTTAAAAACGTATCTGCAGCTGATAACCTGATCTATGCAAAGGAAACACCAGACCAGGTATACCAAACGGTATTAGCAGCTTCCGGAAATCGTGTGCCTACGCTTCAGGGTGGCATTAATAACTATATTAGTTATCGCAATTTCACATTTAGCTTTAACCTGGCTTATAGCTTAGGCTCTAAAATTCGTTTAAGCAAGCTGTACACCGGTTCAGATAATCAAATTTATCTATCGGGAACAGCGGCCCCATTGCCAGAGCAAAATGTACCCTTACTGTTTTTAAGCCGTTGGCGCAAACCCGGTGATGAGGTATCTACTAATATACCAGGACTGTTGCCGGGAACATTATACGCGAGTACTTTAACTAATTCTTCCGCAGGACAAACTTACCAATATGCGCTAAACATGTGGCAGATGTACGATCAATCGGATATCAGGGTAGCAAGCGGCGACTTTTTAAAGATAAAAACGATGAGTTTCAGATATGCCTTGCCGGATAGGTTGATTAAGCGGATTGGATTTAAGTCGGCAGCGGTAACATTATCAGGCATCAACCTGTACACATTCGCAAGCAAAGCCCTTAACGGACAAGATCCGGAGCAAACCGGCTTTGATGATACTGTGCAGCTTCCGCAGCGCCCAACATATTCTTTTGGTATTGATGTTTCATTCTAA